One part of the Vanessa cardui chromosome 2, ilVanCard2.1, whole genome shotgun sequence genome encodes these proteins:
- the LOC124536528 gene encoding putative uncharacterized protein DDB_G0282133 isoform X2 has protein sequence MDKTKPLPEVHQLLNNTPKGETVLDQEKGEKLYVTADKRGEKGGCKRPLCWTLLALVVVAIVALIVLAATGILFTNSPTPLEQYNASVSSARAFGGITSDHSHDHDHSGHHHDHSNHNHDHSEHDHSHEQETGTSTPTPQVTETQSDEAPDLSIMSDESNDMSLYVPRTVEGELKIDNEIFLPAFEDTDSEEYKEFTQTFSDALKHALFDRNSLENGDNEILVEVVKLRKGSVIVTYRIHWVPKYNTEPTEDLLTAKTLKTNLNNYLNTYNRMISIYHVAEDQEIQTKPVLDICKINNNDCEHRCEFDESTLDFTCVCPHGQIMDTSSPKKCMPILDNSVTKEGPKTTTQRQLEDTTRTVSEEEKSNGETANETTGENVFDWKKTRQYMPETTTETEADLKFSHIFGHTDTETQKPEPSPEHEIYSTVEPLSSKESAEDVQPEPEPTAEPKPEPEPEPTAEPEPEPTAEPKAEPEPEPTAEPNARPEPEPTAEPKSEPEAEPQPEPNSLPEPEPTAEPKSEPEPTAEPKAEPEPEPKAEPKPELESTVEPNAEPEPEPTSEPKAEPEPETTEEPKAEPETKSEPTEYKESSPEILLSRNPMTESPDNSESVTRSNFKSVADYQFPEKSTDRPDITTILIPNSDDTDESKQNEASESKTSPRPMFDHPTFDLDSLMGIHTTAEPMETEIESGELTNIEEENKERNENNMSNPMTTTTTRISISEPNSINEPSYEPKPEIISILQQNENPMDLKDTSSNDSSVDNDWLEAEEITTSAVPQSTTVMTNNEDIIKATNESNMNDERKTEPRSSKTLEDFITETMTEQTSGITNDDITFDLIRKHNEMSLESTTSRMDMEMTTSNSQEMDDNVNEDESNKNKVDTTTHSFNNERNDQNMDNSMNFDRNYVITSTQSSNDNKMIMSQSPGTQSISMNENTEMETTTAGLDTIVPSTLNEQNKEDRKPLLETLEKTTQSSQISNDTPSDNGSKDITFDAINMLYNRSSKAIMDKENNIQDTTESNEISKDSAETSTDSDWLSESVTEVNYDDIMKITESGEVTETPAIKVDELLGRGVVKDDFEPDYLNNMGSNNSKISDQDEMLYGITHDYLNDDSRVKRVNTQKDSSDGTDETLHVTEAMLPNKEIESNTFETTTIGQYIYKMSEKKIDEAVNNPETTMTTSHPAPVWEDTEKDITTDEGVKSEMTESNETKDNINIMASTVMPTTTDAFKTDDQQTVNQHNVPDMSSQNMSQVSNLNVTIYEIPNPNDNQSTITTKPTNVQSSEFIDHDTDMNPFLPEVENNKSLVKKLQEGHDIEPANLNETQNENVEEHMNNSNTVSDMNENTNSNDLSVIPQTVQETTTTEINNPEGMFNQLFTNSNSRVEEPAATEANKTPINSITSSSEEQTNDNSYNEEVLPISTFLLDTDDLDTTKKPTTTPENDLANEADKTTPRPVNNDTEFLSVVPISEENNEQLKKDYSSENIQELNFISDSPEKSDKRTDVTNFDSILNNEA, from the exons ATGGATAAGACTAAACCTCTTCCTGAAGTCCATCAACTCCTCAATAACACTCCAAAAGGTGAAACGGTGTTAGATCAGGAGAA AGGCGAGAAACTGTATGTAACGGCTGATAAGCGCGGCGAGAAGGGAGGCTGCAAGCGGCCCCTTTGCTGGACGTTGCTCGCACTCGTTGTCGTCGCTATAGTTGCACTCATCGTTCTCGCAGCGA CTGGCATACTCTTTACCAACTCGCCAACACCCCTCGAGCAGTACAACGCATCGGTCAGTTCCGCGCGTGCGTTTGGCGGCATCACAAGCGATCACAGCCACGATCACGACCATAGCGGCCACCATCACGACCACAGCAACCATAATCATGACCACAGCGAACACGATCATAGCCATGAACAAGAAACAGGCACTTCGACTCCAACTCCACAAGTTACGGAGACACAGAGTGATGAAGCACCAGATCTCTCTATTATGTCTGATGAATCTAACGACATGTCTTTGTACG TACCAAGAACAGTAGAAGGAGAATTAAAGATCGACAATGAGATTTTCTTGCCAGCTTTCGAAGATACGGACAGCGAAGAATATAAGGAATTTACGCAAACGTTCAGCGACGCCCTGAAACACGCTCTTTTCGATAGAAACAGTTTGGAAAATGGAGACAACGAGATATTGGTGGAAGTCGTCAAATTAAG GAAGGGATCTGTCATTGTAACGTATCGAATTCACTGGGTACCAAAATACAACACTGAACCGACCGAAGATCTTCTAACCGCGAAAACTTTGAAGACCAACCTTAACAATTACCTGAACACATACAATCGAATGATAAGTATATACCACGTCGCAGAAGACCAAGAGATACAAACCAAGCCTGTTCTTGATATAtgcaaaattaataacaatgacTGTGAACATAGGTGCGAATTTGACGAATCCACACTCGACTTTACGTGCGTTTGTCCACATGGACAGATAATGGATACTAGTTCACCCAAGAAATGTATGCCTATTTTAGACAATTCCGTAACAAAAGAAGGTCCCAAGACTACTACTCAAAGGCAACTAGAGGACACAACTAGAACTGTTTCTGAAGAAGAAAAATCGAATGGTGAAACTGCAAATGAAACTACCGGTGAGAATGTGTTCGACTGGAAAAAGACACGTCAATATATGCCAGAAACGACTACAGAAACAGAAGCAGATTTGAAATTTTCTCACATATTTGGTCACACTGATACAGAGACGCAAAAACCCGAACCGAGTCCAGAACATGAGATTTACTCAACGGTTGAACCACTTTCTTCAAAGGAATCGGCTGAAGATGTTCAACCGGAACCTGAACCTACGGCTGAACCAAAACCTGAGCCAGAACCCGAACCTACAGCAGAACCAGAACCTGAACCTACAGCAGAACCGAAAGCCGAACCAGAACCCGAACCTACAGCAGAACCGAATGCTAGGCCAGAACCTGAACCTACAGCAGAACCGAAGTCCGAACCAGAAGCTGAACCTCAACCTGAACCAAACTCCTTGCCAGAACCTGAACCTACTGCAGAACCTAAGTCTGAGCCTGAACCAACAGCTGAACCAAAGGCTGAGCCCGAACCCGAACCTAAAGCAGAACCAAAACCAGAACTCGAGTCTACAGTTGAACCGAATGCTGAGCCAGAACCTGAACCTACCTCTGAACCGAAGGCCGAGCCAGAACCTGAAACCACAGAAGAACCTAAAGCAGAACCAGAGACAAAGTCGGAACCAACAGAATATAAAGAAAGTTCGCCAGAAATATTGCTGTCGCGTAATCCCATGACGGAATCGCCGGATAATTCTGAGTCGGTAACCCGTTCTAACTTTAAATCAGTAGCAGACTACCAGTTTCCAGAAAAATCAACTGATAGACCAGACATAACAACAATTTTGATCCCTAACTCCGATGATACTGATGAGAGCAAACAAAATGAAGCATCAGAATCTAAAACTTCTCCTAGACCAATGTTTGATCACCCTACGTTTGATTTAGATAGTTTAATGGGTATTCATACTACTGCAGAGCCAATGGAAACAGAAATTGAATCTGGTGAACTTACAAATATTGAAGAAGAAAATAAGGAAAGGAACGAAAATAACATGAGTAATCCAAtgacaacgacaacaacaaggATTTCTATTTCCGAACCTAATAGTATTAACGAACCTTCGTACGAACCGAAACCtgaaattatttctattttacaacaaaatgaAAACCCAATGGATTTAAAAGATACTTCTAGCAACGACTCATCAGTAGACAATGATTGGCTTGAAGCTGAAGAAATTACTACTAGCGCAGTTCCCCAAAGCACTACTGTAATGACAAATAATGAAGATATTATTAAAGCAACAAATGAAAGCAATATGAATGATGAGCGTAAGACAGAACCGAGATCATCCAAGACCTTAGAAGATTTTATAACAGAAACAATGACAGAACAAACAAGTGGAATTACAAACGATGATATTACGTTTGATCTGATAAGAAAACATAATGAAATGTCTTTAGAATCAACTACTTCTAGAATGGATATGGAAATGACTACATCAAACTCGCAAGAAATGGACGATAATGTTAATGAAGAtgagtcaaataaaaataaagtagatACAACAACACATAGTTTTAACAATGAAAGAAATGATCAAAATATGGATAACTCGATGAATTTCGATCGCAATTATGTGATAACAAGTACCCAAAGTAGCAATGACAATAAAATGATTATGTCTCAATCGCCAGGAACACAAAGTATTTCAATGAATGAAAATACTGAAATGGAAACGACTACAGCTGGATTAGATACAATTGTTCCGAGTACATTGAACGAACAAAATAAAGAGGATCGCAAACCGCTACTAGAAACTTTAGAAAAAACCACCCAATCTAGTCAAATATCTAATGACACACCTTCAGATAATGGAAGTAAAGACATTACTTTTGATGCTATCAATATGCTATACAATCGTTCATCCAAAGCAATCATGgataaagaaaataacattCAAGACACAACAGAATCTAATGAAATATCAAAAGACTCGGCCGAAACATCAACTGATTCAGATTGGTTATCTGAATCAGTAACTGAGGTTAATTATGAcgatattatgaaaattactGAAAGCGGTGAAGTCACCGAGACACCTGCGATTAAGGTAGATGAATTATTGGGTCGTGGAGTTGTAAAGGATGATTTCGAACCTGATTACCTGAATAATATGGGGTCTAACAATAGCAAAATATCAGATCAAGATGAGATGTTGTATGGGATAACTCATGATTacttaaatgacgattccagagtaaaaagagtaaatacaCAAAAAGATAGTTCTGATGGTACTGATGAAACATTACATGTTACCGAAGCCATGTTACCAAACAAAGAGATCGAATCAAATACATTTGAAACTACAACGATTGgccaatatatttacaaaatgtcggaaaaaaaaatagatgagGCTGTAAATAATCCAGAAACAACAATGACAACTTCACATCCAGCCCCAGTGTGGGAAGACACAGAGAAAGATATTACGACCGATGAAGGTGTCAAATCTGAAATGACCGAAAGCAATGAAACAAAGGACAACATAAACATAATGGCATCAACAGTCATGCCGACCACAACCGACGCATTTAAAACTGATGATCAACAAACCGTAAATCAACATAATGTCCCTGATATGAGTTCCCAAAATATGTCACAAGTAAGTAACTTGAACGTTACAATTTATGAAATACCCAATCCAAATGACAACCAATCAACTATTACCACAAAACCTACAAACGTTCAATCTTCTGAATTCATAGATCACGACACAGACATGAATCCTTTCTTGCCAGAAGTTGAGAACAATAAAAGCCTTGTAAAGAAACTACAAGAAGGTCATGACATTGAACCTGCTAACTTAAATGAAACGCAAAACGAGAACGTAGAAGAGCATATGAATAATTCAAATACTGTTAGCGATATGAACGAAAACACTAACTCAAATGATTTATCAGTTATACCGCAAACAGTTCAGGAAACTACAACAACCGAGATCAACAATCCCGAAGGAATGTTCAATCAACTTTTTACGAATAGCAATTCTCGAGTTGAAGAACCAGCCGCTACCGAAGCAAATAAAACACCAATTAATTCAATTACCTCGTCCAGCGAAGAACAAACGAATGATAATTCTTACAACGAAGAAGTTTTACCTATTTCAACGTTTTTATTAGACACTGATGATTTAGACACGACAAAGAAACCAACCACGACACCTGAAAATGATTTAGCTAATGAAGCGGATAAGACAACACCGAGGCCCGTAAATAATGACACTGAATTTCTAAGTGTAGTACCAATTAGTGAGGAAAATAATGAGCAACTGAAAAAAGATTACAGCAGTGAAAACATTCaagaacttaattttattagtgaTTCACCTGAAAAGAGTGACAAAAGGACAGATGTAACCAACTTCGATTCTATCTTAAACAACGAAGCGTAG
- the LOC124536528 gene encoding mucin-5AC-like isoform X1: MDSHSRSASPRDQMRPQHRPPSPPSSPAAFDNRAYQHDESDPNHNDSFTSNGPHQNGHSKEPNGDTKTLEAVNLELINLTPKNGSKKKDVEVDMNSTNPYDEYFVPVNEHRKYMRGEKLYVTADKRGEKGGCKRPLCWTLLALVVVAIVALIVLAATGILFTNSPTPLEQYNASVSSARAFGGITSDHSHDHDHSGHHHDHSNHNHDHSEHDHSHEQETGTSTPTPQVTETQSDEAPDLSIMSDESNDMSLYVPRTVEGELKIDNEIFLPAFEDTDSEEYKEFTQTFSDALKHALFDRNSLENGDNEILVEVVKLRKGSVIVTYRIHWVPKYNTEPTEDLLTAKTLKTNLNNYLNTYNRMISIYHVAEDQEIQTKPVLDICKINNNDCEHRCEFDESTLDFTCVCPHGQIMDTSSPKKCMPILDNSVTKEGPKTTTQRQLEDTTRTVSEEEKSNGETANETTGENVFDWKKTRQYMPETTTETEADLKFSHIFGHTDTETQKPEPSPEHEIYSTVEPLSSKESAEDVQPEPEPTAEPKPEPEPEPTAEPEPEPTAEPKAEPEPEPTAEPNARPEPEPTAEPKSEPEAEPQPEPNSLPEPEPTAEPKSEPEPTAEPKAEPEPEPKAEPKPELESTVEPNAEPEPEPTSEPKAEPEPETTEEPKAEPETKSEPTEYKESSPEILLSRNPMTESPDNSESVTRSNFKSVADYQFPEKSTDRPDITTILIPNSDDTDESKQNEASESKTSPRPMFDHPTFDLDSLMGIHTTAEPMETEIESGELTNIEEENKERNENNMSNPMTTTTTRISISEPNSINEPSYEPKPEIISILQQNENPMDLKDTSSNDSSVDNDWLEAEEITTSAVPQSTTVMTNNEDIIKATNESNMNDERKTEPRSSKTLEDFITETMTEQTSGITNDDITFDLIRKHNEMSLESTTSRMDMEMTTSNSQEMDDNVNEDESNKNKVDTTTHSFNNERNDQNMDNSMNFDRNYVITSTQSSNDNKMIMSQSPGTQSISMNENTEMETTTAGLDTIVPSTLNEQNKEDRKPLLETLEKTTQSSQISNDTPSDNGSKDITFDAINMLYNRSSKAIMDKENNIQDTTESNEISKDSAETSTDSDWLSESVTEVNYDDIMKITESGEVTETPAIKVDELLGRGVVKDDFEPDYLNNMGSNNSKISDQDEMLYGITHDYLNDDSRVKRVNTQKDSSDGTDETLHVTEAMLPNKEIESNTFETTTIGQYIYKMSEKKIDEAVNNPETTMTTSHPAPVWEDTEKDITTDEGVKSEMTESNETKDNINIMASTVMPTTTDAFKTDDQQTVNQHNVPDMSSQNMSQVSNLNVTIYEIPNPNDNQSTITTKPTNVQSSEFIDHDTDMNPFLPEVENNKSLVKKLQEGHDIEPANLNETQNENVEEHMNNSNTVSDMNENTNSNDLSVIPQTVQETTTTEINNPEGMFNQLFTNSNSRVEEPAATEANKTPINSITSSSEEQTNDNSYNEEVLPISTFLLDTDDLDTTKKPTTTPENDLANEADKTTPRPVNNDTEFLSVVPISEENNEQLKKDYSSENIQELNFISDSPEKSDKRTDVTNFDSILNNEA, translated from the exons AGGCGAGAAACTGTATGTAACGGCTGATAAGCGCGGCGAGAAGGGAGGCTGCAAGCGGCCCCTTTGCTGGACGTTGCTCGCACTCGTTGTCGTCGCTATAGTTGCACTCATCGTTCTCGCAGCGA CTGGCATACTCTTTACCAACTCGCCAACACCCCTCGAGCAGTACAACGCATCGGTCAGTTCCGCGCGTGCGTTTGGCGGCATCACAAGCGATCACAGCCACGATCACGACCATAGCGGCCACCATCACGACCACAGCAACCATAATCATGACCACAGCGAACACGATCATAGCCATGAACAAGAAACAGGCACTTCGACTCCAACTCCACAAGTTACGGAGACACAGAGTGATGAAGCACCAGATCTCTCTATTATGTCTGATGAATCTAACGACATGTCTTTGTACG TACCAAGAACAGTAGAAGGAGAATTAAAGATCGACAATGAGATTTTCTTGCCAGCTTTCGAAGATACGGACAGCGAAGAATATAAGGAATTTACGCAAACGTTCAGCGACGCCCTGAAACACGCTCTTTTCGATAGAAACAGTTTGGAAAATGGAGACAACGAGATATTGGTGGAAGTCGTCAAATTAAG GAAGGGATCTGTCATTGTAACGTATCGAATTCACTGGGTACCAAAATACAACACTGAACCGACCGAAGATCTTCTAACCGCGAAAACTTTGAAGACCAACCTTAACAATTACCTGAACACATACAATCGAATGATAAGTATATACCACGTCGCAGAAGACCAAGAGATACAAACCAAGCCTGTTCTTGATATAtgcaaaattaataacaatgacTGTGAACATAGGTGCGAATTTGACGAATCCACACTCGACTTTACGTGCGTTTGTCCACATGGACAGATAATGGATACTAGTTCACCCAAGAAATGTATGCCTATTTTAGACAATTCCGTAACAAAAGAAGGTCCCAAGACTACTACTCAAAGGCAACTAGAGGACACAACTAGAACTGTTTCTGAAGAAGAAAAATCGAATGGTGAAACTGCAAATGAAACTACCGGTGAGAATGTGTTCGACTGGAAAAAGACACGTCAATATATGCCAGAAACGACTACAGAAACAGAAGCAGATTTGAAATTTTCTCACATATTTGGTCACACTGATACAGAGACGCAAAAACCCGAACCGAGTCCAGAACATGAGATTTACTCAACGGTTGAACCACTTTCTTCAAAGGAATCGGCTGAAGATGTTCAACCGGAACCTGAACCTACGGCTGAACCAAAACCTGAGCCAGAACCCGAACCTACAGCAGAACCAGAACCTGAACCTACAGCAGAACCGAAAGCCGAACCAGAACCCGAACCTACAGCAGAACCGAATGCTAGGCCAGAACCTGAACCTACAGCAGAACCGAAGTCCGAACCAGAAGCTGAACCTCAACCTGAACCAAACTCCTTGCCAGAACCTGAACCTACTGCAGAACCTAAGTCTGAGCCTGAACCAACAGCTGAACCAAAGGCTGAGCCCGAACCCGAACCTAAAGCAGAACCAAAACCAGAACTCGAGTCTACAGTTGAACCGAATGCTGAGCCAGAACCTGAACCTACCTCTGAACCGAAGGCCGAGCCAGAACCTGAAACCACAGAAGAACCTAAAGCAGAACCAGAGACAAAGTCGGAACCAACAGAATATAAAGAAAGTTCGCCAGAAATATTGCTGTCGCGTAATCCCATGACGGAATCGCCGGATAATTCTGAGTCGGTAACCCGTTCTAACTTTAAATCAGTAGCAGACTACCAGTTTCCAGAAAAATCAACTGATAGACCAGACATAACAACAATTTTGATCCCTAACTCCGATGATACTGATGAGAGCAAACAAAATGAAGCATCAGAATCTAAAACTTCTCCTAGACCAATGTTTGATCACCCTACGTTTGATTTAGATAGTTTAATGGGTATTCATACTACTGCAGAGCCAATGGAAACAGAAATTGAATCTGGTGAACTTACAAATATTGAAGAAGAAAATAAGGAAAGGAACGAAAATAACATGAGTAATCCAAtgacaacgacaacaacaaggATTTCTATTTCCGAACCTAATAGTATTAACGAACCTTCGTACGAACCGAAACCtgaaattatttctattttacaacaaaatgaAAACCCAATGGATTTAAAAGATACTTCTAGCAACGACTCATCAGTAGACAATGATTGGCTTGAAGCTGAAGAAATTACTACTAGCGCAGTTCCCCAAAGCACTACTGTAATGACAAATAATGAAGATATTATTAAAGCAACAAATGAAAGCAATATGAATGATGAGCGTAAGACAGAACCGAGATCATCCAAGACCTTAGAAGATTTTATAACAGAAACAATGACAGAACAAACAAGTGGAATTACAAACGATGATATTACGTTTGATCTGATAAGAAAACATAATGAAATGTCTTTAGAATCAACTACTTCTAGAATGGATATGGAAATGACTACATCAAACTCGCAAGAAATGGACGATAATGTTAATGAAGAtgagtcaaataaaaataaagtagatACAACAACACATAGTTTTAACAATGAAAGAAATGATCAAAATATGGATAACTCGATGAATTTCGATCGCAATTATGTGATAACAAGTACCCAAAGTAGCAATGACAATAAAATGATTATGTCTCAATCGCCAGGAACACAAAGTATTTCAATGAATGAAAATACTGAAATGGAAACGACTACAGCTGGATTAGATACAATTGTTCCGAGTACATTGAACGAACAAAATAAAGAGGATCGCAAACCGCTACTAGAAACTTTAGAAAAAACCACCCAATCTAGTCAAATATCTAATGACACACCTTCAGATAATGGAAGTAAAGACATTACTTTTGATGCTATCAATATGCTATACAATCGTTCATCCAAAGCAATCATGgataaagaaaataacattCAAGACACAACAGAATCTAATGAAATATCAAAAGACTCGGCCGAAACATCAACTGATTCAGATTGGTTATCTGAATCAGTAACTGAGGTTAATTATGAcgatattatgaaaattactGAAAGCGGTGAAGTCACCGAGACACCTGCGATTAAGGTAGATGAATTATTGGGTCGTGGAGTTGTAAAGGATGATTTCGAACCTGATTACCTGAATAATATGGGGTCTAACAATAGCAAAATATCAGATCAAGATGAGATGTTGTATGGGATAACTCATGATTacttaaatgacgattccagagtaaaaagagtaaatacaCAAAAAGATAGTTCTGATGGTACTGATGAAACATTACATGTTACCGAAGCCATGTTACCAAACAAAGAGATCGAATCAAATACATTTGAAACTACAACGATTGgccaatatatttacaaaatgtcggaaaaaaaaatagatgagGCTGTAAATAATCCAGAAACAACAATGACAACTTCACATCCAGCCCCAGTGTGGGAAGACACAGAGAAAGATATTACGACCGATGAAGGTGTCAAATCTGAAATGACCGAAAGCAATGAAACAAAGGACAACATAAACATAATGGCATCAACAGTCATGCCGACCACAACCGACGCATTTAAAACTGATGATCAACAAACCGTAAATCAACATAATGTCCCTGATATGAGTTCCCAAAATATGTCACAAGTAAGTAACTTGAACGTTACAATTTATGAAATACCCAATCCAAATGACAACCAATCAACTATTACCACAAAACCTACAAACGTTCAATCTTCTGAATTCATAGATCACGACACAGACATGAATCCTTTCTTGCCAGAAGTTGAGAACAATAAAAGCCTTGTAAAGAAACTACAAGAAGGTCATGACATTGAACCTGCTAACTTAAATGAAACGCAAAACGAGAACGTAGAAGAGCATATGAATAATTCAAATACTGTTAGCGATATGAACGAAAACACTAACTCAAATGATTTATCAGTTATACCGCAAACAGTTCAGGAAACTACAACAACCGAGATCAACAATCCCGAAGGAATGTTCAATCAACTTTTTACGAATAGCAATTCTCGAGTTGAAGAACCAGCCGCTACCGAAGCAAATAAAACACCAATTAATTCAATTACCTCGTCCAGCGAAGAACAAACGAATGATAATTCTTACAACGAAGAAGTTTTACCTATTTCAACGTTTTTATTAGACACTGATGATTTAGACACGACAAAGAAACCAACCACGACACCTGAAAATGATTTAGCTAATGAAGCGGATAAGACAACACCGAGGCCCGTAAATAATGACACTGAATTTCTAAGTGTAGTACCAATTAGTGAGGAAAATAATGAGCAACTGAAAAAAGATTACAGCAGTGAAAACATTCaagaacttaattttattagtgaTTCACCTGAAAAGAGTGACAAAAGGACAGATGTAACCAACTTCGATTCTATCTTAAACAACGAAGCGTAG